AAATTATTTGAATAAGCCCATTAAATATTGTTGAGCGAGCGTAAAGATGGTCGTGTCCCGTAATATAAATTTTAAAACCTAAGCATTTCACAAAGTTCGCAAAAGAGTCAGCGTCAAGACTTTTGCTACCTCTTTTATATTCACTCAGGCTGAAAAGGGGCTCATGGAACAACAATATGTGATGTTTTTTATCCTTGTTTGTTTCTTTAACATTTTTAAGCCATTTTCGCTGGTTTTCATCTGGTAGTCTTACTGAGGGGTTAGGTTTATTTTTATAGAGTATATAGTTGTAGTCTGAGTTTAAAACATAAACAGCGATATCTCCTAAAGTTATAAAGTAAACGTTTTCCTTATAGGGTGGCATGCCGCTATTTTCCACTGGTCCATTTTCAGGTAGGACGAAGATTTTAGCCCACAGGTTCTCGGCGCTGTAGGGTGGGGGAGGGTTATATCTTTTTTCTTCATCTTCCATAACGGGTGCAATCATATCGTGGTTACCAGGTACTGGCATTATTGGAATAAATGAACTATAAGGCCAGCAGGATTTAAGAAAAGATTTGTATTCTTCTTCAGCGTATTCTAAACTTTTCATACGGCCCGTTATCAGATCTCCTAAAATGAAAACTATATTAACATTATCTTCATATAAAAGACGCAGTATCTCCTTAGTAACTTGTTCATTCACACCATCCACAAAAAATAAAGGATTTATGCTCGCTGGGTTTCCTCTTGTATCACCGAAAATGCCGATTTTCCAATTTTTCTCAGGTATATAAAAGTTA
This genomic window from bacterium contains:
- a CDS encoding metallophosphoesterase codes for the protein MILFLHFPAWYTRPQFDFYGDTLAVKVKTYNPSTSVKLVYGKIENPFDFDFEGYKLSRSVDTLHLFKISGIDENFQYAFKVAFFDTLNKIYYATQTYYLKPKRKENGLTEGLTFDIWPYLSMVDSNSIGISFYTNKPSKAEVYIDGKIRTIDTIMAIKHEFVVKNLKSGKHEYCVKIFDEFDTTKSLIFNFYIPEKNWKIGIFGDTRGNPASINPLFFVDGVNEQVTKEILRLLYEDNVNIVFILGDLITGRMKSLEYAEEEYKSFLKSCWPYSSFIPIMPVPGNHDMIAPVMEDEEKRYNPPPPYSAENLWAKIFVLPENGPVENSGMPPYKENVYFITLGDIAVYVLNSDYNYILYKNKPNPSVRLPDENQRKWLKNVKETNKDKKHHILLFHEPLFSLSEYKRGSKSLDADSFANFVKCLGFKIYITGHDHLYARSTIFNGLIQIISAGGGAPLYNLSKELLKKPGLEIHNWQKTFHYLILERGKGDHLILTVKNLKKKIIDSAILQ